One Pyrus communis chromosome 13, drPyrComm1.1, whole genome shotgun sequence genomic window carries:
- the LOC137713185 gene encoding RING-H2 finger protein ATL79-like yields MRPPPTVRLSAGEVVEFGLIHFSPPLPSPPTGPTTCVSHTCRWWPYSGSKEFEANAAMIIIVLLSALISALGLNAAIRCFLRGGRGNPSDRENNSVPQSRQELVDVQQKSNVATASCLEAAPTVIYTAEMKAKLAGVEAECAICLSEFVEGERIRVLRRCKHGFHAQCIQKWLSSHSSCPTCRRTCLPQSPSQSPAPPQPSADHNPVTESSP; encoded by the coding sequence ATGAGACCACCGCCAACAGTGAGGCTGTCGGCGGGGGAGGTAGTCGAGTTTGGCCTTATCCACTTCTCTCCACCGCTGCCTTCCCCTCCAACAGGGCCAACGACATGCGTTTCCCACACCTGCCGCTGGTGGCCTTACTCAGGCTCAAAAGAATTCGAGGCCAACGCCGCCATGATCATCATCGTCCTCCTCTCTGCTCTCATTTCCGCGTTGGGTCTCAACGCCGCCATCCGCTGCTTCCTCCGCGGCGGTAGAGGTAACCCTTCTGATCGTGAGAACAACAGTGTTCCTCAGAGTCGGCAGGAGTTGGTTGATGTTCAGCAGAAGAGCAATGTGGCAACGGCTTCGTGCTTAGAGGCGGCACCTACGGTGATTTACACGGCGGAGATGAAAGCGAAGTTGGCAGGGGTGGAGGCGGAGTGCGCCATTTGCTTGTCGGAGTTCGTGGAGGGGGAAAGGATTAGAGTTTTGCGGAGGTGTAAACATGGGTTTCATGCTCAGTGTATTCAAAAATGGTTGTCTTCTCACTCCTCTTGTCCCACATGCCGCCGCACGTGCCTTCCTCAGTCTCCATCCCAGTCCCCAGCACCACCACAACCCTCGGCGGACCATAATCCCGTGACGGAGAGCAGTCCGTAG